One Pichia kudriavzevii chromosome 3, complete sequence genomic window carries:
- a CDS encoding uncharacterized protein (PKUD0C03340; similar to Saccharomyces cerevisiae YPR141C (KAR3); ancestral locus Anc_3.479) codes for MCSRKRSEAQAQAKSLPEHPLQRQRYSHSHSQSRIPLQIVSNPSSFLNSSDHTFSKRRKLDLQNPKSMAAIIKTVYTDTNTQIDELTRMKYEKLNELDKIKSQTWKLQSQIPDLELKLDKVRSEMERVKSKFNFIERQIIGLNSLKSQKVESLKKSISIFKNTMKEKFDDKVNSLNVKYEEKITKIIQDGIESFKAKEKKLKDEIKDLKDELGSYSSDVLQIDKKKLDKELRQELDNYTKTENIDIRRIKSECNELTLKIEDLFVDIKTLHDKYETQTQSKLESLKTISNDLLIQHEEIQIQERALNSKMNELNTTKDGECNKLLKLKGQCRQYKQDIESFHEQVKKEEHYRRFLHNQLQEMKGNIRVFCRLKPEPKHQNEMFNYQIRSMLDTSNFKETLLITEPKTANSNGNKSRVLKQAKTYTFSFDKVFDENATNGDIFEEISQLVQSSLDGFNVCIFTYGQTGSGKTFTMSNSIDGLIPSSIKLMFERLNTLNFIDKHYHLYGQFFEIYGDDTNDLIEDGFLHINNNDELVGLDNDRLENIKMIKLYSTEQIEGLLKHASEKRATASTMANDVSSRSHSIFKVYIISYNETLQKYENIGILNLVDLAGSERLSHSQVSGIRLKETLAINKSLSALGDVIANLKGKSSHIPYRNSKLTHVLKDSLGGDSKTLMFVNISCLNSHFNESLSSLRFASKVNNTVLRK; via the coding sequence ATGTGCAGTCGAAAACGATCCGAAGCTCAAGCTCAAGCAAAATCTCTACCAGAACATCCGCTTCAAAGGCAGCGATATTCACATTCACATTCACAATCAAGGATCCCATTACAAATTGTATCCAATCCCAGCTCATTTTTAAATTCATCGGATCACACATTCTCGAAACGTAGGAAACTTGACCTACAAAACCCGAAAAGCATGGCTGCCATTATAAAAACTGTATACACAGATACAAACAcacaaattgatgaattgacCCGGATGAAGtatgaaaaattgaatgaacTTGATAAGATTAAAAGCCAAACTTGGAAACTTCAAAGCCAAATTCCTGATTTAGAATTAAAGTTGGATAAAGTCAGGTCAGAAATGGAACGAGtaaaatccaaatttaattttattgaGCGTCAGATTATTGGACTGAACTCATTGAAATCACAGAAAGTTGAaagcttgaaaaaatcaattagTATATTTAAAAACACAATGAAAGAGAAGTTTGATGACAAAGtgaattctttgaatgtCAAATATGAGGAAAAGATCACTAAAATTATTCAAGATGGTATCGAGTCTTTCAAGGctaaggaaaaaaaactaaaggATGAAATAAAGGATTTGAAAGATGAACTGGGTAGCTATTCCTCTGATGTTTtacaaattgataaaaaaaaacttgataaGGAGCTACGGCAAGAGCTGGATAATTATACcaaaactgaaaatatAGATATTAGGCGAATTAAAAGTGAATGCAATGAGTTAACCTTGAAAATTGAAGACCTGTTTGTCGATATCAAGACCTTGCATGACAAATACGAAACTCAAACTCAATCTAAACTTGAAAGCCTCAAAACCATTAGTAACGACTTGTTAATCCAGCatgaagaaatacaaatCCAGGAACGTGCCTTAAATAGTAAAATGAATGAGCTGAATACAACGAAAGACGGTGAATGTAATAAGCTCTTGAAGTTAAAAGGTCAATGCCGGCAGTATAAACAAGATATTGAATCTTTTCATGAAcaagtaaaaaaagaagagcATTACAGAAGATTCTTGCATAATCAGTTACAGGAAATGAAAGGAAATATTAGAGTCTTTTGTCGTTTGAAACCTGAaccaaaacaccaaaatGAAATGTTTAATTATCAAATCAGATCCATGTTAGATACttccaatttcaaagaaactcTGCTAATCACAGAACCCAAAACTGCCAATAGTAATGGGAATAAATCGAGAGTACTTAAACAAGCTAAGACATATACCTttagttttgataaagtaTTTGACGAGAATGCCACAAATGgtgatatatttgaagaaatctcGCAGCTTGTCCAAAGCTCACTTGATGGATTCAATGTATGTATTTTCACATATGGACAAACAGGTTCTGGTAAAACATTTACAATGAGTAATTCTATTGATGGGTTGATCCCGAGTTCAATTAAACTAATGTTTGAAAGGCTGAATACGTTGAATTTTATAGACAAGCATTATCATTTATACGgtcaattttttgaaatttatgGTGATGATACAAATGACTTGATAGAAGATGGATTTTTGCAtattaataataatgatgaaTTGGTAGGGCTAGATAATGATCGCcttgaaaatattaaaaTGATCAAGTTGTATTCTACCgaacaaattgaaggaCTACTAAAACATGCAAGTGAAAAACGTGCTACTGCGTCAACAATGGCAAATGATGTTTCATCGAGATCACATTcaatcttcaaagtttATATAATATCATATAACGAAACATTGCAAAAATATGAGAATATTGGGATTTTGAATCTAGTTGATTTAGCCGGTTCTGAAAGACTATCACATTCTCAAGTATCTGGCATTAGATTGAAGGAGACCTTAGCAATAAATAAGTCTTTGAGTGCATTAGGTGATGTTATTGCTAACTTAAAGGGTAAATCATCGCACATACCGTACAGGAACTCAAAACTAACACATGTTCTCAAAGATTCGTTAGGGGGTGACTCGAAAACCTTGATGTTTGTTAATATAAGTTGCTTGAATTCTCACTTTAATGAATCTCTTAGTTCATTGAGATTTGCAAGTAAAGTAAACAACACTGTACTGAGGAAGTAA
- a CDS encoding uncharacterized protein (PKUD0C03290) — translation MRLTKADFTLGSMAPSNVVNGRYASNLVHTNNYYLIFNNVFQMATYLQQFMKDQPVINEQHINLALCNDFVTHLRFIYPEVCPDLSDLPLLFEYGLKSKKIKNQKGKYKSVSKICGKLVTSRIDAVRRYQDPSIKCLFEAARSFYTHERDMVKQINRSHCVILNGVPANIHKNKILDFLWDLHWSNDENTCIRKFNLTPNGLFCSYVLVFEDETSSRRCIERTDRQHLFYDHCLPLVTAEAL, via the coding sequence ATGAGGCTAACAAAGGCTGATTTCACACTTGGGTCAATGGCTCCCTCAAATGTTGTCAATGGGAGATACGCTTCCAATTTAGTACATACAAATAACTACTatctcattttcaacaatgtcttCCAAATGGCCACGTATTTGCAGCAATTCATGAAAGACCAACCAGTAATCAATGAACAGCATATAAACCTGGCTCTTTGTAATGATTTTGTTACCCATCTAAGATTCATATACCCGGAGGTATGCCCTGACCTGAGTGATTTACCACTTCTATTTGAGTATGGACTCAAATCtaaaaagataaagaatcAAAAGGGGAAATACAAATCAGTATCTAAAATATGCGGGAAACTTGTCACCTCTAGAATTGATGCTGTACGAAGGTACCAGGATCCTTCCATTAAATGCCTCTTTGAAGCAGCGAGATCATTCTACACACATGAACGAGACATGGTAAAACAGATTAACCGATCCCATTGTGTCATTCTCAATGGGGTTCCTGCAAATATacataaaaacaaaatccTTGATTTCCTATGGGACCTGCATTGGtctaatgatgaaaatactTGTATTCGGAAGTTCAACCTCACTCCGAATGGGTTGTTCTGTTCCTACGttcttgtttttgaagatgagaCTAGTTCTCGGCGATGCATCGAAAGAACAGACAGGCAGCATTTATTCTATGACCATTGTCTCCCTCTAGTAACAGCCGAAGCACTGTAA
- a CDS encoding uncharacterized protein (PKUD0C03280; similar to Saccharomyces cerevisiae YGR223C (HSV2); ancestral locus Anc_5.105) — MNAQRPLVVHVKSKEPKLNNAAFNQDQSCFAICTDTGFKVYSTYPMELKMERDFSKGSFGIKETRDSSSTTRNVNSGIGIVKMLYKTNYVALVGGGKKPRSPLNKLCIWDDLKEKNSIVLEFNTPLLNIHLSRTHIVALLKNNALVYSFKSKPELLFSFETDDNEPGASDLAICESSSILVFPGRNNGQIHIVDIINTQDKKSVSLIKAHRNPVQCLALSPRGNLVASASTKGTIIRIHDTKNCTLVYEFRRGVDPAIISDMKFAPSGTKLAVLSDKCTLHIYHLGEENKKHLLKDLPLFPNYFKSTWSVMSKNVGNKSDLVNDIGTLGWVNDNVLVIVWKYKGIWEKYDIISNEMDSVSSEESRKWEIVKEGWRSV, encoded by the coding sequence ATGAATGCCCAACGACCTTTGGTGGTACAtgtgaaatcaaaagaacCCAAACTAAACAATGCTGCTTTTAATCAGGACCAATCATGTTTTGCCATTTGTACAGACACAGGATTTAAAGTATACTCAACGTATCCTAtggaattgaaaatggagCGAGACTTCAGCAAGGGATCGTTTggtatcaaagaaacacgAGATTCTAGTAGCACGACTAGAAATGTGAATTCAGGTATTGGGATAGTGAAGATGTTATACAAAACTAACTATGTTGCATTAGTTGGGGGTGGAAAAAAGCCTAGATCACCACTGAATAAATTGTGCATTTGGGATGATctgaaagagaagaattcgatagttttggaattcaaCACACCTTTACTTAATATACATTTATCTAGGACGCACATTGTAGcactgttgaagaataatGCTCTAGTTTActcattcaaatcaaaacctgaacttttattttctttcgAAACTGATGATAACGAACCCGGTGCTTCTGATTTGGCAATTTGTGAATCATCTTCGATACTTGTTTTTCCAGGCAGAAATAATGGGCAAATACATATAGttgatatcatcaatacACAAGACAAGAAAAGCGTTTCGTTGATAAAGGCGCACAGAAACCCTGTTCAATGTTTAGCTTTATCGCCAAGGGGAAATTTAGTAGCTAGTGCTTCTACTAAGGGGACGATAATAAGAATCCATGATACTAAAAATTGTACACTGGTTTATGAGTTCAGAAGAGGTGTTGACCCTGCCATCATAAGTGATATGAAATTTGCACCAAGTGGAACGAAATTGGCAGTTTTAAGTGATAAATGCACATTACATATATATCATCttggagaagaaaacaaaaagcaTCTGCTGAAAGATCTGCCATTGTTTCCCAATTATTTCAAGAGCACATGGAGTGTAATGTCCAAAAATGTGGGGAATAAAAGTGATTTAGTCAACGATATAGGTACATTAGGTTGGGTCAATGATAACGTTTTAGTTATCGTTTGGAAATACAAAGGTATTTGGGAAAAATATGATATCATTAGCAATGAAATGGATTCGGTATCGTCAGAAGAGTCTAGAAAATGGGAAATTGTCAAGGAAGGATGGCGAAGTGTTTGA
- a CDS encoding uncharacterized protein (PKUD0C03310; similar to Saccharomyces cerevisiae YLR051C (FCF2); ancestral locus Anc_8.54) — protein MMSTVDTTLNIDDIFTLLKETRAKEQKFDKTESEKKNNSNVLYEEIKKKVSHLPTIEAHVVTKNTKDLGKNKQRGVQKIDDSVESVLPDMNQKTVTDRRLLKEERSMKWFSLPKVEMTDDIKRDLVIIKNRKYLDPKRFYRGEKWEIPQNFQIGEIVEGVGEYAGRIGRKKRGKTLTDEILKDEKAKEWFGKTYSEIQKKKSSGGKNFLKDKINKRKKY, from the coding sequence ATGATGAGTACCGTTGATACCACCTTAAATATCGATGATATTTTCACACTTCTGAAGGAAACGAGAGCGAAGGAGCAGAAGTTCGACAAAACGGAatcagagaaaaagaacaattcTAACGTATTGTATGAGGAAATTAAGAAGAAAGTCTCACATTTACCAACTATCGAAGCACATGTGGTAACTAAAAATACGAAGGACCTTGGGAAGAATAAACAACGGGGGgttcaaaaaattgatgattctgTCGAGAGTGTTTTGCCAGATATGAACCAAAAGACCGTAACTGATCGACGTTTACTAAAGGAGGAGAGATCGATGAAGTGGTTCTCTCTACCAAAAGTTGAGATGACAGATGATATAAAACGAGACTTGGTTATTATAAAGAATAGGAAATATTTAGATCCAAAAAGGTTCTATCGTGGTGAAAAGTGGGAAATTCCTCAAAACTTccaaattggtgaaattGTGGAAGGTGTTGGAGAATATGCGGGACGAATCGGTCGTAAAAAGAGAGGAAAGACTCTCACTGACGAAATACTAAAAGACGAGAAGGCTAAAGAATGGTTTGGCAAGACTTATTCGGAaattcagaagaaaaaatcaagcGGTGGCAAGAACTTTCTTAAGGATAAAATTAATAAAAGGAAGAAGTACTAG
- a CDS encoding uncharacterized protein (PKUD0C03300; similar to Saccharomyces cerevisiae YLL013C (PUF3); ancestral locus Anc_5.196), translating into MATNWDPSNQAASIDESIVSNPWEKVHNSSSNLNSMGVPNPISPIMTRRVSHAQDDVASIISGLSSVNVGKANNVSAFLGGYNQPKNLSVFDEAVMSDSGSDALRDAISAISAPVAAKSRFGANIFGPASVAGVNVTGFKAPNTSSFLEKFSSVTEKTRELESNTFVNTSRRTSVFNNDTTSPQQSYREPRKQSFSEKLETYINTTTPTNISRHLSFSSDVNAATNNSITITNKMSESNSSMHDNVSVHDGLKPQWNPATATPFHPSYPMDFAYAQHQMVMMQGFANGSQSYPNGGFFPQMFPPFASNGYNIAHPEPPSAIQESDEPQSENMKPTDTTKSEYGSKTSDLDDESSDSNKQPNNNGPHEFFPVGLNRSNSPYVVPPFTPYGIFPPNGANSGMYSPIMPIPGPGSPVGTTPIMFSPVVGMHPIGARGEGRDHHSPEPSSPVKNSKSPLNSSHRKGGRNSRTKHKNIVRSPLLEEFRSNKDKTYTLEDIASHGYEFSKDQHGSRFIQHELSVVSDDTKELFFKEIRNNAMDLMTDVFGNYVIQKYFEHGTAVQKKVLFESMRGSFNTLSLQMYGCRVVQKCLEGVPLDDQLEIMEELKPNILNLVKDQNGNHVIQKAIEQIPIEKIPFILNSLRNQIYHLSMHPYGCRVIQRLLECSDTEDQEFILNELKGFVYYLVQDQFGNYVIQHIIESGKKKDSDVILDVVLKNLIELSKHKFASNAVEKCIINLPAESRIQIYETMLKDNLDKDSPLSEASNLVLMIKDPFANYVVQKMVELIDPERKKFLVYKIRQYLKVIQKNNHGKHLASIEKLNQICRAYDI; encoded by the coding sequence ATGGCTACAAACTGGGATCCTTCTAATCAAGCGGCCTCTATTGATGAAAGCATCGTTTCAAATCCTTGGGAAAAGGTTCAtaacagcagcagcaaccTGAATTCCATGGGTGTTCCAAATCCGATTTCTCCAATAATGACTCGTAGAGTATCTCATGCTCAAGATGATGTTGCTAGTATTATTTCTGGCTTGAGTAGCGTCAATGTTGGGAAAGCCAATAACGTTTCAGCGTTTTTAGGTGGTTATAATCAACCGAAAAACCTAAGTGTCTTTGATGAAGCAGTGATGAGTGATTCTGGTTCTGACGCACTAAGGGATGCTATTTCTGCCATTTCTGCGCCTGTTGCTGCCAAATCCAGATTTGGTGCAAACATTTTTGGACCTGCTTCTGTTGCAGGTGTTAATGTAACCGGATTCAAGGCCCCAAATACCTCTTCATTTTTAGAAAAGTTTTCATCTGTTACTGAAAAAACGAGAGAGCTCGAATCTAACACTTTTGTTAACACTTCTAGAAGAACTTCGGTTTTTAACAATGATACAACCTCTCCTCAACAATCATACAGAGAACCAAGAAAGCAATCtttttctgaaaaattggaaacatACATCAACacaacaacaccaaccAATATTTCCAGACACTTGTCATTTAGTTCCGACGTCAATGCTGCTACTAATAATAGCATTACTATCACTAATAAAATGTCTGAGAGCAACTCCTCCATGCATGATAACGTTTCGGTTCATGATGGTCTAAAACCACAATGGAACCCAGCCACTGCAACCCCGTTTCATCCTAGTTACCCCATGGACTTTGCATATGCTCAACAtcaaatggtgatgatgcAAGGCTTTGCAAATGGGTCTCAAAGCTATCCAAATGGAGgattttttcctcaaatgTTTCCCCCGTTCGCATCTAACGGATATAATATTGCACATCCCGAACCACCGTCTGCTATCCAAGAATCTGATGAACCCCAATCCGAGAATATGAAGCCTACAGATACTACCAAAAGCGAATATGGCAGTAAAACTAGTGATTTAGATGATGAGAGTAGCGATAGTAATAAGCAACCAAATAATAACGGCCCACATGAGTTCTTTCCTGTTGGTTTGAATAGATCCAATTCTCCGTATGTGGTTCCTCCCTTCACACCTTATGGAATTTTCCCACCAAATGGAGCTAATAGTGGTATGTATTCACCAATAATGCCTATTCCAGGACCTGGTTCTCCTGTAGGTACTACTCCTATCATGTTTTCACCAGTTGTTGGGATGCATCCAATAGGTGCGAGAGGTGAGGGCAGAGATCATCATTCACCAGAGCCATCCTCTCCCGTTAAGAATAGTAAATCACCTCTCAATTCTTCTCATAGAAAAGGTGGTCGAAATTCCAGAACCAAGcacaaaaatattgttaGGTCCCCACTGTTAGAAGAGTTCCGTAGTAATAAGGATAAAACTTACACTTTGGAAGATATAGCTTCACATGGTTATGAGTTTTCTAAGGATCAACATGGCTCAAGATTCATTCAGCACGAATTATCAGTGGTATCTGATGATACTAAAGagttgtttttcaaagaaatcagaaACAATGCAATGGATTTGATGACAGACGTTTTTGGTAATTACGTTATCCAAAAGTATTTTGAGCATGGTACAGCTGTACAGAAGAAGGTTTTGTTTGAATCGATGAGAGGCTCCTTCAATACGTTATCTTTGCAAATGTATGGCTGTAGGGTTGTTCAGAAATGTCTGGAAGGTGTCCCACTAGATGACCAACTAGAAATAATGGAAGAATTAAAACCAAATATTCTTAACTTGGTCAAGGATCAAAATGGTAATCATGTTATTCAAAAGGCAATTGAACAGATTCCTATCGAAAAGATTCCATTTATCTTGAATTCTTTAAGAAACCAAATCTATCATTTATCGATGCATCCTTATGGTTGCAGAGTTATTCAAAGGCTATTGGAATGTTCAGACACTGAGGATCAAGAATTTATACTTAATGAGTTGAAGGGCTTCGTTTATTATTTAGTCCAAGATCAATTTGGTAACTATGTTATTCAACACATTATCGAAAGtggtaaaaagaaagattCAGATGTTATTTTGGAtgttgttttgaagaaCCTGATTGAGCTATCAAAACATAAATTTGCTTCTAATGCAGTTGAAAAATGTATCATCAATCTACCTGCAGAAAGTAGAATCCAGATTTATGAAACTATGTTGAAAGATAATCTAGATAAGGACTCGCCACTATCAGAAGCCTCCAATTTAGTATTAATGATTAAGGATCCATTTGCCAATTATGTTGTCCAAAAGATGgttgaattgattgaccctgagagaaagaaatttCTTGTTTACAAAATTAGACAATATTTAAAGGTGATTCAAAAGAATAACCATGGTAAACATTTAGCTAgtattgaaaaacttaaCCAGATTTGTCGTGCCTACGATATTTAG
- a CDS encoding uncharacterized protein (PKUD0C03320; similar to Saccharomyces cerevisiae YFL021W (GAT1); ancestral locus Anc_8.55) codes for MPDRKALNYLNSYAQSGRECHQQTQPSEQISQQLSQPIQPLQAPQAPIPAQPATIVPTTSSLKASTYNAIIDQPPYQPFHYSQYTHPTYPPSSASNYYYYEQSRSVPQLPIQIVSSQQQQQQQQHLPELTQQHSGQITQQPLQQHLSSTLHAYPLHPSTSNPSNYQSTIQLPVQYPSNFIPPPVTTPPYYHNNNNSHNHSNTTTNNNDNINNENHSFINDRTRTQSELHNATEIETSYKHSSRLVDGNYKVDKKSIPYTFKPNSSKSSVNHFRVDSKLRRSPEVDNWKNAKSVELFQKLKWLNSNKREILELMRVVDNDEKLQSLLYAEIESGSNTDCKIEEFYNHINTYANSKVLKFHSVSQNLSNLTNIWLKMKKIESHGSVDSQPIIDQKFALTLQPSTSSPFATGTQPNKYNLNNINPTSSYPGESVSLQVVPLRLNDKQQHIDFKSQGVLHPDLSIKMKMVCAHCGSTSTPEWRKGPEDARTLCNACGLFHMKLVKRIGAEAAAKELRKRRENGEQNNRRL; via the coding sequence ATGCCAGATCGAAAAGCTTTGAATTACTTGAATTCGTACGCTCAAAGTGGAAGGGAATGCCACCAACAAACACAACCTTCAGAGCAGATATCACAGCAACTTTCGCAGCCTATACAGCCTCTACAGGCCCCACAGGCCCCTATTCCTGCACAACCTGCAACAATAGTTCCCACTACATCATCACTTAAAGCTTCTACTTACAATGCTATTATAGACCAACCTCCTTACCAACCTTTTCATTATAGTCAATATACTCATCCAACATACCCCCCAAGTTCAGCTTCAAACTATTACTATTATGAGCAAAGTAGATCAGTACCTCAGTTACCTATCCAAATTGTATCCtcacaacaacaacaacaacaacaacaacatttACCAGAACTGACACAGCAACATTCTGGACAAATTACGCAGCAACCTCTACAACAGCAtttatcttcaactttACATGCATATCCATTACACCCCTCAACTTCAAACCCTTCTAATTATCAATCTACAATTCAATTGCCTGTTCAGTATCCATCTAATTTTATACCTCCACCAGTCACCACTCCTCCATACTACcataacaacaacaacagtcACAACCACTCTAACACAACCACCAATAACAATGATAATatcaataatgaaaacCATTCATTCATTAATGACAGAACGAGAACTCAAAGTGAACTTCACAATGCCACCGAAATTGAAACTAGCTACAAACACTCAAGTAGATTGGTTGATGGCAATTATAAGGTTGACAAAAAAAGCATTCCGTACACATTCAAAcccaattcttcaaaatcatctgTTAACCATTTTCGAGTTGATTCTAAGTTAAGAAGAAGTCCAGAAGTCGATAACTGGAAAAATGCGAAGTCTGTTGAACTATtccaaaaattgaaatggTTGAACTCCAACAAACGTGagattttggaattaaTGAGAGTCGTTGACAATGACGAAAAGTTACAAAGTCTTCTTTATGCAGAAATAGAAAGTGGGAGTAATACTGATTGtaaaattgaggaatttTACAATCATATTAATACGTATGCAAATAGCAAAGTTTTGAAGTTTCATTctgtttctcaaaatttGAGTAATCTAACGAACATTTGGCtcaagatgaagaagattgagAGCCACGGAAGCGTAGATTCTCAACCAATCATAGATCAAAAATTCGCATTAACATTACAACCATCAACCTCCTCTCCGTTTGCAACAGGAACTCAACCCAATAAATACAACCTCAATAATATAAATCCAACAAGTAGTTACCCTGGAGAGTCTGTCTCGTTACAGGTTGTACCTCTGAGACTTAACGACAAACAACAGCATATCGATTTTAAATCACAAGGTGTACTACATCCGGATTTAAGTataaaaatgaagatggtgTGTGCTCACTGTGGCTCAACATCAACTCCAGAATGGAGGAAAGGCCCAGAAGACGCAAGAACTTTATGTAATGCTTGTGGATTATTTCATATGAAGTTAGTAAAAAGAATCGGAGCTGAAGCTGCAGCTAAAGAACTAAGGAAAAGACGAGAAAATGGTGAACAAAATAATAGGAGACTGTAA
- a CDS encoding uncharacterized protein (PKUD0C03330), producing the protein MFCPVVRLVYVRLMQEHFPHRKNASRAASMHPVGRKMGDGDGSDICSPAAIVLGNVPCRAWCIKYTYKPRSRLFADYKLIRTPFIALMSAPMHLHLRAVEDIDTDLHFSFGKVYLLLTIVVPLALNGKIVTSFHLPIFHWSYIHTYMYIF; encoded by the coding sequence ATGTTTTGTCCGGTGGTCCGCTTAGTCTACGTGCGGCTCATGCAAGAGCACTTCCCCCACAGGAAAAATGCCTCACGTGCGGCTTCCATGCATCCTGTTGGAAGGAAAATGGGCGATGGTGACGGATCTGACATCTGCTCCCCTGCAGCCATTGTCCTAGGAAATGTTCCATGTCGTGCATGGTGCATTAAATATACATATAAGCCACGATCTCGTCTCTTTGCAGACTATAAATTAATTAGAACTCCCTTTATTGCTCTAATGTCTGCGCCCATGCATCTACACCTGAGAGCAGTAGAAGATATAGATACTGACTTACACTTCTCATTTGGAAAAGTGTACCTTTTATTAACTATCGTTGTTCCACTGGCCCTGAACGGGAAAATTGTTACATCCTTTCACCTACCAATATTTCATTGGtcatatatacatacatatatgtatattttttaG